Proteins encoded in a region of the Oscillospiraceae bacterium MB24-C1 genome:
- a CDS encoding DUF975 family protein, which produces MWNSSQLKENAKAVLRVSYWKAFLVSLISVLVSSQDIFSFNYNQSDFNGLSQGIEPFLTLPVITMLFGTFFSLTIASSLISIFVLGPLEVGTQHYFLESTQMRFRLENITRGFTGGRYRNVVMTMLLRNIYIFLWSLLLLIPGIIKSYSYAMVPFLLAENPGIPPSRAIEMSMAMTDGHKWRMFVLTLSFIGWFLLGMLAMVIGVLFVVPYYDTTQAELYVALRAIALDKGIITLSDLETH; this is translated from the coding sequence ATGTGGAACAGCTCCCAGTTAAAAGAAAATGCCAAAGCGGTTCTGAGGGTTTCTTATTGGAAAGCTTTTTTGGTCAGCCTGATTTCGGTACTTGTTTCAAGCCAAGACATCTTTTCATTTAATTATAACCAAAGCGATTTTAACGGCCTTTCACAGGGCATTGAACCGTTTTTGACATTACCGGTTATAACAATGCTTTTTGGAACGTTTTTTTCGTTAACAATTGCCTCGTCATTAATCTCTATTTTTGTTCTTGGCCCGCTTGAAGTGGGTACCCAACATTATTTCCTTGAATCAACTCAAATGCGTTTTCGATTGGAAAACATCACGCGTGGCTTTACCGGCGGAAGATATCGCAATGTTGTCATGACAATGCTACTGCGCAATATTTATATCTTTCTGTGGTCCCTTTTGCTACTTATCCCCGGTATTATTAAGTCTTATTCTTACGCTATGGTGCCCTTTTTGCTGGCGGAAAATCCCGGCATACCACCGAGCCGTGCGATCGAAATGTCCATGGCAATGACCGACGGACATAAATGGCGTATGTTTGTTTTAACTCTCTCGTTTATTGGGTGGTTTCTACTTGGTATGCTCGCGATGGTTATCGGTGTCCTGTTTGTGGTCCCCTATTATGACACAACGCAAGCAGAGCTTTATGTTGCACTGCGTGCCATTGCCCTTGACAAAGGTATTATCACCCTTTCTGATCTAGAGACCCATTAA
- a CDS encoding DUF1015 domain-containing protein translates to MELCKQALAEVGVSLPNILLPADSVDLHRFSVIACDQFTAQPEYWQDVENIVGDVCSTLRITLPEVYLADNNDDAIDRINTTMRQYLEKHLLVDIGETFIYLRRRTSAGVRQGLVVALDLEQYDYTKDAKSMIRATEGTIVDRLPPRIKIRSGAPLETPHIMVLIDDHENRLMSLLAEQVETMECLYDFTLMKDGGHSEGYRVDAPKIVLEIARILKELKLQGGDNFLFAMGDGNHSFAAAKACWDAIKPTLSPKERENHPARYALAELVNLYDPALTFEPIHRLLYNVDPDAVQRELGFNAANPPDAQMLQPKLDEWLKAHPEAELEYIHGEQECRELGDKPDRLAIVFPEFDRDSLFAVVRQKGAFVRKSFSMGEARDKRYYLECRKIK, encoded by the coding sequence ATGGAACTTTGCAAACAGGCTTTAGCAGAGGTTGGCGTTTCATTGCCAAATATCCTTTTGCCAGCCGATAGCGTCGATCTGCACCGTTTTTCAGTCATAGCCTGCGATCAGTTTACGGCGCAACCCGAGTACTGGCAGGATGTGGAGAATATTGTGGGGGATGTATGCTCAACGCTGCGTATTACACTGCCAGAGGTTTACCTCGCTGATAATAATGATGATGCCATAGACCGCATAAACACCACCATGCGCCAGTACCTTGAAAAGCATTTGCTGGTGGATATCGGTGAGACTTTTATCTACCTGCGTCGAAGAACCAGTGCCGGCGTTCGTCAGGGGCTTGTAGTGGCGTTGGACTTAGAACAGTATGATTACACCAAGGACGCAAAATCGATGATACGCGCCACCGAAGGCACCATTGTCGACCGACTTCCTCCGCGTATTAAAATACGTAGCGGTGCCCCGCTTGAAACGCCGCATATTATGGTACTTATCGACGACCACGAAAACCGGTTAATGAGCCTTCTGGCTGAGCAGGTAGAGACGATGGAATGTCTGTACGATTTTACACTGATGAAGGATGGCGGACACAGCGAGGGCTATCGCGTTGACGCCCCAAAGATAGTGCTGGAGATTGCCCGCATATTAAAGGAACTTAAATTGCAGGGCGGCGATAATTTTCTGTTTGCTATGGGAGATGGTAACCACTCCTTTGCGGCTGCCAAGGCCTGTTGGGATGCGATTAAGCCCACCCTTTCACCTAAGGAGCGCGAAAACCATCCCGCTCGCTATGCGTTGGCGGAGCTGGTGAACCTCTATGACCCGGCGTTGACTTTTGAGCCGATTCACCGATTGCTTTACAATGTGGACCCTGACGCTGTCCAGCGCGAGTTGGGCTTTAACGCAGCTAATCCACCAGATGCCCAGATGTTGCAACCCAAGCTGGATGAATGGCTGAAGGCACATCCAGAGGCGGAACTAGAATATATACACGGTGAACAAGAATGCCGCGAATTAGGCGATAAACCCGACCGGTTGGCTATTGTTTTTCCCGAATTTGACCGCGACTCGCTTTTTGCGGTAGTGCGCCAAAAAGGTGCGTTTGTGCGCAAAAGCTTTTCGATGGGTGAAGCGCGTGACAAGCGCTATTACCTCGAATGCCGTAAAATAAAATAA
- a CDS encoding phosphoglycerate dehydrogenase yields MFTIKTLNKISGVIHQELNEEQYTVSDSTKQYDAVLVRSADMQEVELPEGLLAIARAGAGYNNIPVERCTEQGIVVFNTPGANANAVKELVLCGMLLCGRQVISGVQWLEQLYDEKPEDIEKQVEKGKKQFVGPELAGKKLGVIGLGAIGVMVANAADKGLSMQVMGYDPYLSVEAAWSLTRSIIHVKNLSEIFANCDYITLHLPLNDKTRGMIGEAEMAAMKPGSVLLNFARGGLVDDAALIKALESGHLRHYVTDFPDDKVLGVKGVIATPHLGASTPESEENCAQMAAQQLRSYLEDGNIINSVNLPHCELPRMGGYRLAVINRNIKNMVGQMTAVLADAGHNIEHMVNSSRGEWAYTLMDLASEPDAACLERLCAIKGVIRVRVLS; encoded by the coding sequence ATGTTTACCATAAAAACTTTAAATAAAATTTCAGGCGTAATTCACCAGGAGCTAAACGAGGAACAATATACTGTTTCTGACAGTACCAAGCAGTACGATGCTGTGCTGGTGCGTTCGGCTGATATGCAGGAGGTCGAACTGCCCGAAGGGCTGCTGGCAATCGCTAGAGCGGGTGCCGGTTATAACAACATTCCAGTAGAGCGCTGCACCGAACAGGGCATCGTCGTTTTTAACACCCCTGGTGCAAATGCCAATGCGGTAAAGGAACTGGTGTTGTGCGGTATGCTTTTATGTGGCCGCCAGGTGATTTCTGGCGTACAGTGGCTGGAGCAGCTCTATGATGAGAAGCCTGAAGATATTGAAAAACAGGTCGAAAAGGGAAAAAAGCAATTTGTAGGTCCTGAGCTGGCTGGTAAAAAACTCGGCGTTATCGGCCTTGGTGCAATCGGTGTTATGGTGGCAAACGCTGCAGACAAGGGTCTTAGCATGCAGGTTATGGGTTATGACCCCTATCTTTCGGTGGAGGCAGCATGGAGCCTGACCCGATCGATTATTCACGTTAAGAACCTCAGCGAAATTTTTGCAAACTGTGATTATATTACGTTGCATCTGCCGCTTAACGACAAAACTCGCGGCATGATCGGCGAAGCGGAAATGGCCGCTATGAAGCCCGGCTCGGTACTATTAAACTTTGCCCGCGGCGGGCTGGTGGACGACGCTGCGCTGATTAAGGCGCTGGAATCCGGGCATCTGCGCCACTATGTTACCGATTTTCCCGACGACAAAGTGCTTGGTGTTAAGGGCGTTATCGCCACTCCGCATCTTGGTGCTTCCACCCCCGAGTCTGAAGAAAACTGTGCCCAGATGGCGGCGCAGCAGCTGCGCAGCTACCTCGAGGACGGCAACATCATCAATTCCGTCAATCTGCCCCATTGCGAGTTGCCACGCATGGGTGGATACCGCTTGGCGGTGATAAACCGCAATATTAAGAACATGGTGGGCCAGATGACCGCGGTGCTGGCCGATGCCGGACACAACATTGAGCACATGGTCAACTCCAGCCGTGGCGAATGGGCCTATACGCTGATGGATTTGGCCAGCGAGCCGGACGCAGCCTGCCTCGAGCGGCTTTGCGCGATCAAAGGTGTGATTAGGGTGCGTGTTCTGTCATAA
- a CDS encoding diguanylate cyclase — translation MPFLQIFFWAMPIVATASHMLLLVIFLTSKRDKAMQYYTFFLASLAVWSGAAVLMRLELWPGVLFWIRALHFGTLLSSLFAYYLVDYYTASPSRIANMFWNAAVAFMLITNCLGLLISQAHIIKLPSINGHPYYALSYTLGPMAGWVVLISGALAVCIFYKAFYYRMQQGVQSAPIRWLVIAIGIGYVGAFSNIFLEFGQYPFDILCCTTSAFIIFFAIFKNRTAEMRFMVVRGITFSALFLLAATLYTGLLWLLKKGLSAYQAPSYLFVSLSALIAAALFQPVIIFIRSLVDRLFYQLAFQRGNTLRAFTFSNVSGLNLSDLSMQLLEAAEKAMTAKHACLLFPDYETGIYRPFSSTMPLTTKDIEISAHSPIIHWVNQNSDCLDINTFHCAPAFRALWEKERQALGHWDIQVAVPIKCRGVLIGLILLTSKQDNAAYTVEDFHLLKDFGASTAAAIDNAYNNRCAQPRATTDDLTGLYNTRYLYQYLPTVVTRKSGKPVSVIIIDVDFFRVYNDLYGHLEGDKALRRIAALIKTTIGQRGICTRYGGEEFTVVLPDYNSASAFKIAEKIRTKVQQMFFGTSQHDRRFLSVSIGMCTYPTAAPSQEELMMRADLALFSAKNSGKNKTVVYSSKLSAKEKKSLKDFSDATPDALIASLNMHSGSTGPAYTATLYALTAAIDTKDRFTFSHSQNVARFASALATKLGMDPMHVSVITEAGLLHDIGKIGIPEQILAKPEPLTKQEYAIMQQHVDMSIAIVKHLPSLNYVVPAIMAHHERWDGQGYPRGLKGDQIPISARCLAIADCFDAIISKRPYKDALPVEMALKEIEACAGTHFDPQIAATFVALVRSGELNVSENNNLPPIVLRPGAV, via the coding sequence ATGCCCTTTTTACAGATTTTTTTCTGGGCGATGCCCATTGTTGCCACGGCTAGTCATATGCTGCTGCTGGTTATCTTCTTAACTTCCAAACGTGACAAGGCCATGCAATATTATACCTTTTTTCTGGCGTCTTTGGCAGTCTGGTCAGGTGCAGCTGTCTTGATGCGACTTGAGCTTTGGCCCGGTGTTTTATTCTGGATACGCGCCTTGCACTTCGGAACGCTGTTATCGTCTCTTTTTGCGTACTATCTGGTGGATTACTATACCGCTTCCCCCTCACGAATTGCCAATATGTTCTGGAATGCCGCCGTGGCTTTCATGCTAATTACAAACTGTTTGGGGTTGTTGATAAGCCAAGCTCATATTATTAAACTACCCTCTATCAACGGTCATCCGTATTATGCTTTATCCTATACGCTGGGGCCAATGGCTGGCTGGGTGGTTTTAATCTCGGGTGCTCTGGCTGTCTGCATTTTTTACAAGGCTTTTTATTATCGCATGCAACAGGGCGTGCAGTCGGCTCCTATTCGATGGCTGGTGATCGCAATTGGCATAGGCTATGTAGGCGCCTTCAGCAATATTTTTCTGGAATTTGGGCAGTACCCCTTTGATATACTTTGCTGCACTACATCGGCCTTTATAATCTTTTTTGCTATTTTTAAAAACCGTACAGCCGAGATGCGCTTTATGGTGGTACGAGGGATTACTTTTTCAGCCCTCTTTCTTTTGGCGGCCACTCTTTATACAGGCCTGTTATGGCTATTGAAAAAAGGTTTGTCCGCTTACCAAGCCCCCTCTTATCTCTTTGTATCTCTCTCCGCTCTAATTGCGGCAGCGCTGTTTCAGCCGGTGATTATTTTTATTCGCTCGTTGGTGGATCGGTTGTTTTATCAGTTAGCTTTTCAGCGTGGTAACACTCTTCGTGCCTTTACCTTTAGCAATGTAAGCGGCCTGAACCTATCAGATCTTTCGATGCAATTGCTCGAGGCCGCAGAAAAAGCAATGACCGCCAAACACGCTTGCCTTCTGTTCCCAGATTATGAAACAGGAATCTACCGACCTTTTTCTTCCACCATGCCATTAACAACCAAGGACATAGAAATCAGTGCGCACAGCCCAATAATACACTGGGTAAACCAAAATAGTGACTGCCTGGATATTAACACCTTCCACTGCGCACCTGCATTTAGAGCCCTTTGGGAAAAGGAAAGACAGGCCCTTGGTCATTGGGACATTCAGGTTGCAGTGCCCATAAAATGCCGGGGCGTGCTAATTGGCCTGATTTTGCTTACTTCGAAACAGGATAACGCCGCTTATACTGTGGAAGATTTCCACCTGCTTAAAGATTTTGGTGCTTCGACCGCGGCAGCTATCGATAATGCTTATAATAACCGCTGTGCTCAACCGCGAGCTACTACAGACGATCTAACCGGACTTTATAATACGCGCTATCTTTATCAATATCTGCCCACAGTTGTGACGCGCAAAAGCGGTAAGCCCGTGTCTGTTATTATTATTGATGTTGATTTTTTTCGGGTCTATAACGATCTTTATGGCCACTTGGAGGGCGATAAAGCCCTACGTAGAATCGCGGCTTTGATTAAGACGACTATCGGGCAGCGCGGAATTTGCACACGTTATGGGGGCGAGGAATTTACCGTTGTGTTACCCGATTATAATTCGGCAAGCGCTTTTAAAATCGCCGAAAAAATCCGCACCAAGGTACAGCAAATGTTTTTTGGCACTTCACAGCATGATCGGCGTTTTCTTTCAGTCAGCATCGGTATGTGCACCTATCCAACGGCTGCGCCAAGCCAGGAAGAACTGATGATGCGTGCTGATTTAGCACTGTTTTCCGCTAAAAATTCTGGGAAAAACAAGACGGTGGTTTATAGCTCGAAGCTTTCTGCCAAGGAAAAAAAGAGTCTTAAAGATTTTAGCGATGCTACCCCCGATGCCTTAATTGCATCATTAAATATGCACAGCGGCTCCACCGGCCCAGCGTATACCGCAACGCTTTACGCGCTGACTGCTGCCATCGACACCAAGGATCGGTTTACTTTCAGTCATTCGCAAAACGTAGCGCGCTTTGCTTCGGCACTGGCGACAAAACTGGGTATGGATCCGATGCATGTATCGGTTATTACCGAAGCGGGTCTGTTACACGATATTGGTAAAATTGGCATTCCGGAACAAATCTTAGCTAAGCCCGAACCGCTAACGAAGCAGGAATATGCCATTATGCAGCAACATGTGGATATGTCTATTGCGATTGTCAAACATTTACCCTCGCTTAATTACGTGGTGCCTGCCATTATGGCTCATCACGAGCGCTGGGACGGCCAGGGCTATCCGCGCGGGTTAAAAGGGGATCAGATTCCTATTTCTGCCCGCTGTTTAGCAATCGCTGACTGCTTTGACGCCATTATCTCAAAACGGCCCTATAAAGATGCGCTACCGGTGGAAATGGCACTCAAGGAAATTGAGGCCTGCGCCGGAACCCATTTTGATCCTCAAATTGCCGCGACCTTTGTGGCTCTCGTGCGCAGCGGTGAACTCAATGTTTCAGAGAATAACAACTTGCCGCCCATCGTACTCAGACCCGGCGCAGTGTAA
- the fba gene encoding class II fructose-1,6-bisphosphate aldolase, which translates to MALVNTTEMFKKAYAGGYAIGAFNVNNMEIIQGITEAAMVQKAPLILQVSAGARKYAKHIYLMKLVEAAVADTGLDIALHLDHGDSFEICKDCIDGGFTSVMIDGSKHSFEDNIKLTRQVVEYAHAKGVTVEGELGRLAGIEDDVNVSEADSSYTDPAQVEEFVTKTGVDSLAIAIGTSHGAYKFKPGQKPQLRFDILKEVGRRLPGFPIVLHGASSVMQEYVEIVNRYGGQMPGAVGIPEDMLREAAKMAVCKINIDSDIRLAMTAAVRKHIAEHPDHFDPRQYLIPARDAVREVVAHKMQAVLGCAGKA; encoded by the coding sequence ATGGCATTGGTCAACACAACTGAAATGTTTAAAAAGGCATATGCAGGTGGCTATGCGATCGGCGCGTTCAACGTGAACAACATGGAGATTATTCAGGGCATAACCGAGGCGGCAATGGTACAGAAGGCCCCGTTGATTCTTCAGGTTTCGGCCGGGGCGCGCAAATATGCCAAGCATATTTATCTGATGAAGTTGGTCGAAGCAGCGGTTGCCGACACCGGGCTGGACATTGCGCTGCATTTAGACCACGGTGACAGCTTTGAAATCTGTAAGGACTGCATTGACGGTGGCTTTACATCGGTGATGATCGACGGTTCAAAGCATAGCTTTGAGGATAACATAAAGCTGACCCGTCAGGTGGTGGAATATGCCCATGCCAAGGGCGTCACCGTTGAAGGCGAGCTTGGTCGGCTGGCCGGTATTGAGGATGACGTAAATGTCTCGGAGGCCGATTCCTCCTACACCGATCCCGCGCAGGTTGAAGAGTTTGTGACCAAAACCGGTGTTGACTCACTGGCCATTGCCATCGGCACCAGCCACGGTGCCTATAAGTTTAAGCCCGGCCAGAAGCCGCAGCTGCGCTTTGATATCCTCAAAGAAGTGGGGCGGCGTTTACCCGGTTTCCCGATTGTACTACATGGCGCTTCTTCTGTGATGCAGGAGTATGTTGAGATTGTCAATCGCTACGGCGGGCAGATGCCCGGTGCTGTCGGAATTCCTGAAGATATGCTGCGCGAGGCGGCAAAGATGGCGGTCTGTAAAATTAATATTGACTCCGACATTCGCTTGGCGATGACCGCCGCGGTCAGAAAGCATATTGCGGAGCATCCGGATCACTTTGATCCCAGACAATACCTCATTCCCGCCAGAGACGCAGTGCGAGAAGTGGTCGCGCATAAGATGCAGGCTGTGCTGGGCTGCGCTGGAAAAGCATAG
- a CDS encoding NUDIX hydrolase: MAEEKQLSSQRIYDGRILSLRVDRILLENGREAVREVIDHQGAAGIVAFDEQGKLLMVRQYRYPVGQELLELPAGKIDPGETPLQCAMRELQEETGYKAEKLTLLGRVYPAAAYDVEMVHLYYAEGLTPVQQQLDEDEILSVEHVDFDEAVRMVIDDEILDSKTQIGILKIKNMR; the protein is encoded by the coding sequence ATGGCGGAAGAAAAACAGCTGAGCAGTCAAAGAATTTATGACGGGCGAATTTTAAGCCTGCGTGTCGATCGTATCTTGCTTGAAAATGGGCGGGAGGCGGTGCGCGAGGTTATCGATCATCAAGGAGCCGCAGGTATAGTGGCATTTGATGAGCAAGGGAAGCTCTTGATGGTTCGGCAATATCGGTACCCTGTTGGGCAGGAACTACTTGAGTTGCCTGCCGGTAAGATTGACCCCGGTGAAACACCACTGCAATGCGCAATGCGTGAATTGCAGGAAGAAACAGGCTATAAAGCAGAAAAATTAACGCTTCTGGGCCGGGTGTACCCCGCCGCGGCCTACGACGTAGAAATGGTGCACCTATACTATGCAGAGGGGCTAACCCCCGTACAGCAACAGCTGGATGAGGACGAAATTCTCTCAGTTGAGCATGTTGATTTTGATGAGGCAGTGCGCATGGTTATAGATGACGAAATTTTAGACAGTAAAACACAGATAGGAATTTTAAAAATAAAAAATATGCGTTAG
- a CDS encoding FAD-dependent oxidoreductase — MLDTAIIGYGPAGISAALYLRRANKTVVLIGKDAGALQKAEKIENYFGLSVPIAGSDLAAIGIDQAKALGADIISDEVLDLSWDGSFNITCKNSQYQASSVILATGSARKTLPITGLADHEGRGISYCAVCDAFFYRGKTVGVLGDGSYALHEVNSLLPVVEKVVLLTNGAAIPDELPENVTAITDPVTEIFGESAVEGVKLKNGEVQELSGVFIALGSATAGDFARKIGAELKDGRIVTDSEMQTAVPGLFAAGDCIGGLMQVATAVSEGAQAAMSALKFLRERAKG; from the coding sequence ATGCTGGATACAGCAATTATCGGTTATGGTCCGGCGGGAATCTCCGCCGCACTTTATCTTCGCCGCGCAAACAAGACCGTGGTGCTTATCGGCAAGGACGCCGGGGCGCTTCAAAAAGCCGAAAAAATCGAAAACTATTTTGGACTTTCCGTACCGATAGCCGGCTCTGACTTGGCCGCTATCGGCATTGATCAGGCAAAAGCGCTGGGCGCTGATATTATCAGCGACGAGGTGCTTGATCTCTCATGGGATGGCTCTTTTAACATAACCTGTAAAAACAGCCAATATCAAGCTTCTTCGGTCATTTTGGCGACCGGGTCGGCGCGAAAAACGTTGCCAATTACGGGGCTGGCAGACCATGAGGGACGCGGCATCAGCTACTGCGCTGTCTGTGACGCGTTTTTTTATCGCGGTAAGACTGTCGGCGTACTGGGCGACGGGAGCTATGCGCTGCATGAAGTCAACAGCCTGCTTCCTGTAGTGGAGAAGGTCGTGCTTCTGACTAATGGCGCCGCAATCCCCGACGAGTTACCTGAAAATGTTACTGCAATTACCGATCCTGTCACGGAGATTTTTGGCGAGTCGGCTGTGGAGGGCGTTAAGCTTAAAAATGGTGAAGTACAGGAACTTTCCGGAGTGTTTATTGCGCTGGGCAGCGCCACCGCGGGGGATTTTGCCCGCAAGATCGGTGCTGAGCTTAAAGATGGTCGCATCGTTACCGACAGCGAGATGCAGACCGCGGTGCCAGGCCTTTTTGCCGCCGGCGACTGCATCGGTGGCCTGATGCAAGTGGCTACCGCTGTCTCTGAAGGGGCGCAGGCTGCTATGAGTGCGCTGAAGTTTTTACGTGAAAGGGCCAAAGGATAA
- the fabG gene encoding 3-oxoacyl-ACP reductase FabG, translating to MNPTVLITGGSRGIGAQTVKTFYHNGYNVAFCYHNAEHAAHQLSTSLPGVMPIKANLADAHQIEAMVQQVLCAFGHVDVLVLNAGISLQKLLPDTTCEEWDDLFAINLRAMFLCCRAILPAMIAKKSGSIVTVSSIWGQSGASCEVAYSASKAGVIGFTKALAKEVGPSNIRVNCVAPGVIDTDMNAALSLEDISCLREETPLGCIGTAEQVAQAIFALASPSAAFITGQVLGVNGGLVI from the coding sequence ATGAATCCAACTGTTTTAATCACTGGTGGTTCGCGTGGAATAGGCGCTCAGACAGTCAAGACTTTTTACCACAACGGTTATAACGTTGCATTTTGCTATCATAATGCCGAACATGCAGCGCACCAGCTCAGCACGTCACTGCCTGGTGTTATGCCCATTAAGGCTAATCTAGCCGATGCTCACCAGATTGAAGCAATGGTGCAGCAGGTGCTTTGCGCTTTTGGGCACGTCGACGTATTGGTTTTGAACGCAGGCATTTCTCTGCAAAAGTTGCTGCCTGACACTACCTGTGAAGAGTGGGATGATCTTTTTGCGATCAACCTGCGTGCCATGTTTTTGTGTTGCCGGGCAATATTGCCTGCCATGATTGCTAAAAAGTCAGGTTCAATTGTCACAGTGTCTTCCATTTGGGGCCAATCCGGTGCTTCCTGCGAGGTCGCCTATTCCGCAAGTAAAGCTGGGGTTATCGGTTTTACCAAGGCGCTAGCCAAGGAAGTTGGACCTTCAAATATTCGGGTCAACTGTGTGGCGCCTGGCGTTATAGATACTGATATGAATGCAGCACTGTCTTTAGAAGATATTTCCTGCCTAAGAGAGGAAACCCCTCTAGGGTGTATTGGTACCGCTGAACAGGTGGCGCAGGCCATTTTCGCTCTCGCCTCGCCAAGTGCCGCTTTTATCACCGGACAAGTACTGGGGGTTAACGGCGGTTTGGTTATATAA
- the rplQ gene encoding 50S ribosomal protein L17, which produces MPGTRKLGRTSAHRMAMLRAMVTYLMENGRIETTVTRAKEVRAAAEKIVTTAKRGDLHSKRQVFSFITKETVAKKVIDDIAPKYKDTNGGYCRIIRTGPRRGDAAEMAIIELV; this is translated from the coding sequence ATGCCAGGCACAAGAAAACTCGGCAGAACCAGCGCTCACCGCATGGCGATGCTGCGGGCAATGGTGACCTATCTGATGGAGAACGGTCGCATTGAGACCACCGTTACCCGTGCCAAGGAGGTTCGCGCCGCAGCGGAAAAGATTGTTACCACTGCAAAGCGTGGCGATCTCCATTCCAAGCGTCAGGTGTTCTCCTTTATCACTAAAGAAACGGTGGCAAAGAAGGTCATTGATGATATCGCTCCCAAGTACAAGGATACCAACGGTGGCTACTGCCGTATTATCCGTACCGGCCCCCGTCGCGGTGACGCGGCCGAAATGGCGATTATTGAATTGGTGTAA
- a CDS encoding DNA-directed RNA polymerase subunit alpha yields the protein MVKIIEPKVETAQISNDGRYGKFVAEPLDRGFGTTLGNSLRRVLLSSLPGVAVISVKIDGIQHEFSTVEGVKEDVTEIILNIKGLTAKLYCDGPKTVRIDAEGECEVTAGSIICDSDVEILDPDMHIASISEGGRLSMEIVLQKGQGYVPADRNKVTELEKAPIGTIAVDSIYTPVLKVNYTVENTRVEQITDYDKLTIEVWTDGTISAKEGVSLAAKILNRQLNHFVDLSDETFSTEILEKKEDSGKEKALEMTIEELDLSVRAFNCLKRAGVNTVGDLVNKSPEEMMKVRNLGKKSLEEVIAKLQSLGFDLSREEE from the coding sequence ATGGTTAAAATTATTGAGCCCAAGGTTGAAACCGCACAAATATCTAATGATGGCCGTTACGGAAAGTTTGTCGCTGAACCGCTGGATCGCGGTTTCGGAACCACGTTGGGCAACAGCTTAAGACGTGTGCTTCTCTCCTCGCTTCCCGGCGTAGCTGTAATTTCGGTGAAAATTGACGGCATACAGCATGAGTTTTCTACGGTAGAGGGTGTTAAAGAGGATGTTACCGAGATTATCCTCAACATCAAGGGGCTGACTGCAAAGCTCTATTGCGACGGCCCCAAGACGGTTCGCATCGACGCAGAGGGCGAGTGTGAGGTTACGGCCGGAAGCATTATTTGTGATTCCGACGTTGAGATTCTCGATCCCGATATGCACATCGCTTCTATCAGCGAAGGCGGACGCTTGTCCATGGAAATTGTGCTGCAAAAGGGCCAGGGGTATGTCCCGGCTGACCGCAATAAGGTCACCGAGCTGGAAAAAGCGCCTATTGGCACCATTGCGGTAGACAGCATTTACACGCCGGTGCTCAAGGTGAACTACACGGTTGAAAACACCCGCGTCGAGCAGATCACCGACTATGACAAACTCACTATAGAGGTGTGGACGGACGGCACCATTTCCGCGAAGGAAGGGGTCAGTCTGGCGGCCAAGATCCTCAATCGACAACTCAACCACTTTGTGGATCTTTCTGATGAGACCTTCTCGACCGAAATCCTTGAAAAGAAGGAAGATTCGGGCAAGGAAAAGGCACTTGAGATGACAATTGAAGAGCTTGACCTGTCGGTGCGTGCATTCAACTGCCTCAAACGCGCAGGGGTCAACACCGTAGGCGATTTGGTCAACAAATCCCCCGAGGAAATGATGAAGGTCAGAAACCTCGGTAAGAAATCCCTTGAAGAAGTCATCGCCAAGCTTCAGTCTTTGGGCTTTGACTTGAGCAGGGAAGAGGAATAA
- the rpsD gene encoding 30S ribosomal protein S4, whose protein sequence is MATNKQPVLKRCKTLKIAPAVMGIHKETHRNQKQNMRKKQSEYALQLNEKQKLKFIYGVLEKQFYRYYLMANKSSGITGEVLLQLLERRLDNVVFRLGYANTRREARQLIGHGHFSVNGAKVDIPSYLVKPGEVIAIREKSRSSVKFKDILENNAKWLVPKWLSKDAANFSGTIVSLPDREEIDYEVSEHLIVELYSK, encoded by the coding sequence ATGGCTACTAACAAGCAACCTGTTCTCAAGAGATGCAAGACGCTCAAAATCGCTCCGGCTGTCATGGGCATCCACAAGGAGACTCATCGCAACCAGAAGCAGAACATGCGTAAGAAGCAGAGCGAATATGCACTGCAGCTCAACGAGAAGCAGAAGCTCAAGTTCATCTACGGTGTGCTTGAGAAGCAGTTCTATAGATATTACCTGATGGCCAATAAGTCCAGTGGCATTACCGGTGAGGTGTTGCTGCAGCTGCTCGAGCGCCGTCTGGATAACGTGGTGTTCCGTCTTGGCTATGCCAACACCCGCCGCGAGGCCAGACAGCTGATCGGCCACGGCCATTTTTCGGTCAACGGTGCGAAGGTGGATATCCCCTCGTATCTTGTTAAGCCTGGCGAGGTTATTGCTATCCGTGAAAAGAGCCGTTCTTCGGTCAAGTTCAAGGATATCCTTGAGAACAACGCCAAGTGGCTGGTTCCCAAGTGGCTGAGCAAGGATGCCGCGAACTTCTCCGGCACCATTGTTTCGCTGCCCGATCGTGAAGAGATTGATTATGAGGTTTCTGAACATCTCATCGTCGAGCTTTACTCTAAGTAA